From a single Sebastes umbrosus isolate fSebUmb1 chromosome 17, fSebUmb1.pri, whole genome shotgun sequence genomic region:
- the LOC119475484 gene encoding uncharacterized protein LOC119475484 isoform X1 gives MFYNRKTMISIGMIFTALATTTLATAALAEGSTECNFSEPTGVQLCFGAVGQLLIFHLTNTANTDIRLKKDDKYIILNTKKQIVTRHADYVNLPDLFTNGTIKLGNAMKSHSGDYLLEEYRSNGTLLKKVNVHLEIQAPVSKPAVSQMCLSPEQMNISCSSEGDGVEFNWTLNGVLLVPTRGYSQFPSNMTENIESPTGDQTERDKPSVSNVTISFLGQQTGNLMCGVWNNVSRDETVFHLAGCKAFFSHSPVVVAVRASVVTLLLLALCLGICHVHKKTRPTAVNEVGVMFLHSEAEA, from the exons atgttttacaacagaaaaacaatgaTTTCCATCGGCATGATCTTCACCGCTCTGGCAACAACAACTCTGGCAACAGCAGCCCTGGCAGAAG gatcTACCGAATGCAATTTCTCTGAACCTACTGGAGTTCAGCTCTGTTTCGGAGCAGTGGGACAGCTGTTGATTTTTCATCTGACAAATACAGCAAATACAGATATTAGGTTGAAAAAGGATGACAAATATATTAttctaaacacaaaaaaacagatagTGACTCGGCATGCAGATTATGTGAATTTGCCTGACCTCTTCACCAATGGAACAATCAAACTGGGTAACGCAATGAAGAGTCATTCTGGAGATTACCTGTTGGAAGAATATCGATCTAATGGTACTTTACTGAAAAAAGTGAATGTGCATCTAGAAATACAag CTCCAGTGTCAAAGCCAGCTGTTTCCCAGATGTGTTTGTCTCCAGAACAGATGAACATCAGCTGCTCCTCCGAGGGAGATGGAGTAGAGTTCAATTGGACCTTGAACGGTGTCTTACTGGTGCCGACCAGAGGCTACAGCCAGTTCCCGAGCAACATGACAGAGAACATCGAGTCACCGACAGGGGACCAAACTGAACGAGACAAACCGAGTGTTTCAAATGTTACCATCAGCTTCCTCGGTCAGCAGACAGGAAACTTGATGTGTGGTGTTTGGAACAATGTCAGCAGAGATGAAACAGTTTTTCATCTGGCAGGCTGTAAAG CTTTCTTTTCTCACTCCCCTGTTGTTGTGGCTGTACGAGCTAGTGTTGTCACACTACTTCTTTTGGCTTTGTGTCTTGGCATCTGCCATGTGCATAAGAAAACAAG
- the LOC119475484 gene encoding uncharacterized protein LOC119475484 isoform X2 — translation MKSHSGDYLLEEYRSNGTLLKKVNVHLEIQAPVSKPAVSQMCLSPEQMNISCSSEGDGVEFNWTLNGVLLVPTRGYSQFPSNMTENIESPTGDQTERDKPSVSNVTISFLGQQTGNLMCGVWNNVSRDETVFHLAGCKAFFSHSPVVVAVRASVVTLLLLALCLGICHVHKKTRPTAVNEVGVMFLHSEAEA, via the exons ATGAAGAGTCATTCTGGAGATTACCTGTTGGAAGAATATCGATCTAATGGTACTTTACTGAAAAAAGTGAATGTGCATCTAGAAATACAag CTCCAGTGTCAAAGCCAGCTGTTTCCCAGATGTGTTTGTCTCCAGAACAGATGAACATCAGCTGCTCCTCCGAGGGAGATGGAGTAGAGTTCAATTGGACCTTGAACGGTGTCTTACTGGTGCCGACCAGAGGCTACAGCCAGTTCCCGAGCAACATGACAGAGAACATCGAGTCACCGACAGGGGACCAAACTGAACGAGACAAACCGAGTGTTTCAAATGTTACCATCAGCTTCCTCGGTCAGCAGACAGGAAACTTGATGTGTGGTGTTTGGAACAATGTCAGCAGAGATGAAACAGTTTTTCATCTGGCAGGCTGTAAAG CTTTCTTTTCTCACTCCCCTGTTGTTGTGGCTGTACGAGCTAGTGTTGTCACACTACTTCTTTTGGCTTTGTGTCTTGGCATCTGCCATGTGCATAAGAAAACAAG